Proteins encoded in a region of the Apostichopus japonicus isolate 1M-3 chromosome 19, ASM3797524v1, whole genome shotgun sequence genome:
- the LOC139960282 gene encoding uncharacterized protein isoform X3: MFTNELGSVQVSQKKHIFGMEANNSEERSSRSILLVDGKEGDAAVEEELEERWWSWAYRCKTQLASVISRRKGLPLALLAGCAAAAQIIMVGMYSAKSSPWQSVFTRSVSITFVPLLFVRWEPKETQDLLTLTISIAIGLLEVLGNVFLSLSIAHISSGDASVITQNLPVTSTIAACLFLDYIAEASVSSDFLGVLKYGTSNIL, from the exons ATGTTCACCAATGAGTTGGGATCTGTACAAG TTTCACAGAAGAAGCACATATTTGGAATGGAGGCAAATAATTCTGAAGAGCGGTCTTCTCGATCCATCCTCTTAGTTGACGGCAAAGAGGGAGATGCAGCTGTAGAAGAAGAACTCGAAGAGAGATGGTGGTCATGGGCCTATAGATGCAAAACGCAATTAGCTTCAGTTATATCAAGACGAAAAGGATTACCATTAGCACTACTAGCGGGCTGTGCTGCTGCTGCACAAATCATTATGGTTGGAATGTATTCCGCGAAATCGAGTCCTTGGCAATCTGTTTTTACACGCAGTGTCAGTATAACATTTGTGCCACTTTTATTTGTGAGATGGGAACCAAAGGAAACACAAGACTTGttaactttaacaatttcaattgCTATAGGTCTTCTTGAAGTCCTTGGTAATGTCTTTCTTAGTTTATCGATTGCACACATTTCATCGGGAGATGCGTCCGTCATAACTCAAAATTTACCAGTTACCTCAACAATTGCTGCTTGCTTATTTCTCG ATTATATCGCAGAAGCCAGTGTTTCTTCGGATTTCTTAGGT GTACTGAAATATGGTACCAGTAATATACTATAA
- the LOC139960282 gene encoding uncharacterized protein isoform X2, with protein MFTNELGSVQVSQKKHIFGMEANNSEERSSRSILLVDGKEGDAAVEEELEERWWSWAYRCKTQLASVISRRKGLPLALLAGCAAAAQIIMVGMYSAKSSPWQSVFTRSVSITFVPLLFVRWEPKETQDLLTLTISIAIGLLEVLGNVFLSLSIAHISSGDASVITQNLPVTSTIAACLFLDYIAEASVSSDFLGVSMSVLSLLCAASVSVLSRYLVPKNANIAYLISALSGMWGIFISTIIATLTSSWKSPDSLLEWTMCIGVGLSTLFAVIPFIHALETESVMIVAVLFTVGIPLTCLHDVIINQLVDWPTLVGATLVIGSTIALFLKTTL; from the exons ATGTTCACCAATGAGTTGGGATCTGTACAAG TTTCACAGAAGAAGCACATATTTGGAATGGAGGCAAATAATTCTGAAGAGCGGTCTTCTCGATCCATCCTCTTAGTTGACGGCAAAGAGGGAGATGCAGCTGTAGAAGAAGAACTCGAAGAGAGATGGTGGTCATGGGCCTATAGATGCAAAACGCAATTAGCTTCAGTTATATCAAGACGAAAAGGATTACCATTAGCACTACTAGCGGGCTGTGCTGCTGCTGCACAAATCATTATGGTTGGAATGTATTCCGCGAAATCGAGTCCTTGGCAATCTGTTTTTACACGCAGTGTCAGTATAACATTTGTGCCACTTTTATTTGTGAGATGGGAACCAAAGGAAACACAAGACTTGttaactttaacaatttcaattgCTATAGGTCTTCTTGAAGTCCTTGGTAATGTCTTTCTTAGTTTATCGATTGCACACATTTCATCGGGAGATGCGTCCGTCATAACTCAAAATTTACCAGTTACCTCAACAATTGCTGCTTGCTTATTTCTCG ATTATATCGCAGAAGCCAGTGTTTCTTCGGATTTCTTAGGTGTAAGTATGTCAGTGTTGAGTTTGTTGTGTGCTGCTTCCGTGAGTGTATTATCCCGTTATTTAGTCCCAAAGAATGCAAACATCGCATACTTAATATCTGCTCTTAGCGGTATGTGGGGAATATTTATTTCGACGATAATTGCTACCTTGACCTCATCATGGAAATCGCCAGATTCTCTGTTGGAATGgaccatgtgcattggtgtagGTTTATCAACACTATTTGCGGTCATTCCATTCATCCATGCACTAGAAACTGAGTCTGTGATGATTGTAGCGGTGTTATTCACAGTCGGTATACCGTTAACATGTTTGCATGACGTCATAATCAACCAGTTAGTTGATTGGCCAACACTTGTTGGGGCCACTCTTGTAATAGGATCAACGATAgcattatttttaaaaacaacTCTGTAG
- the LOC139960282 gene encoding pseudopaline exporter CntI-like isoform X1, which produces MFTNELGSVQVSQKKHIFGMEANNSEERSSRSILLVDGKEGDAAVEEELEERWWSWAYRCKTQLASVISRRKGLPLALLAGCAAAAQIIMVGMYSAKSSPWQSVFTRSVSITFVPLLFVRWEPKETQDLLTLTISIAIGLLEVLGNVFLSLSIAHISSGDASVITQNLPVTSTIAACLFLGEVLDKMDILIIIINGIGLIVVSKPSFLFPSEPLDYIAEASVSSDFLGVSMSVLSLLCAASVSVLSRYLVPKNANIAYLISALSGMWGIFISTIIATLTSSWKSPDSLLEWTMCIGVGLSTLFAVIPFIHALETESVMIVAVLFTVGIPLTCLHDVIINQLVDWPTLVGATLVIGSTIALFLKTTL; this is translated from the exons ATGTTCACCAATGAGTTGGGATCTGTACAAG TTTCACAGAAGAAGCACATATTTGGAATGGAGGCAAATAATTCTGAAGAGCGGTCTTCTCGATCCATCCTCTTAGTTGACGGCAAAGAGGGAGATGCAGCTGTAGAAGAAGAACTCGAAGAGAGATGGTGGTCATGGGCCTATAGATGCAAAACGCAATTAGCTTCAGTTATATCAAGACGAAAAGGATTACCATTAGCACTACTAGCGGGCTGTGCTGCTGCTGCACAAATCATTATGGTTGGAATGTATTCCGCGAAATCGAGTCCTTGGCAATCTGTTTTTACACGCAGTGTCAGTATAACATTTGTGCCACTTTTATTTGTGAGATGGGAACCAAAGGAAACACAAGACTTGttaactttaacaatttcaattgCTATAGGTCTTCTTGAAGTCCTTGGTAATGTCTTTCTTAGTTTATCGATTGCACACATTTCATCGGGAGATGCGTCCGTCATAACTCAAAATTTACCAGTTACCTCAACAATTGCTGCTTGCTTATTTCTCGGTGAGGTTCTAGATAAGATggatattttaattatcatcATTAACGGAATTGGATTAATTGTAGTCTCAAAGCCATCTTTCCTGTTTCCTTCTGAACCTTTAGATTATATCGCAGAAGCCAGTGTTTCTTCGGATTTCTTAGGTGTAAGTATGTCAGTGTTGAGTTTGTTGTGTGCTGCTTCCGTGAGTGTATTATCCCGTTATTTAGTCCCAAAGAATGCAAACATCGCATACTTAATATCTGCTCTTAGCGGTATGTGGGGAATATTTATTTCGACGATAATTGCTACCTTGACCTCATCATGGAAATCGCCAGATTCTCTGTTGGAATGgaccatgtgcattggtgtagGTTTATCAACACTATTTGCGGTCATTCCATTCATCCATGCACTAGAAACTGAGTCTGTGATGATTGTAGCGGTGTTATTCACAGTCGGTATACCGTTAACATGTTTGCATGACGTCATAATCAACCAGTTAGTTGATTGGCCAACACTTGTTGGGGCCACTCTTGTAATAGGATCAACGATAgcattatttttaaaaacaacTCTGTAG